The sequence below is a genomic window from Halosolutus gelatinilyticus.
AACCGATCGCCGAGCATCTCCCCGAGCGTGACGTAGCCGTACTGCCGTCCGAGCAGCCACTGCTTGTAGCCGATCACGTACCAGAGGATCGCGAAGATGATTCCGTCCATCATCCCCATCACGAGGATCCACTCGGGGCCTTGGTGGTAGGCGATGTTCGGCCCGGCGAAGAACGTGAAGGCGGAGAGCAGCGTCGCGAACGTCGTGAACAGGAGGACGATCGTCCCGAGCGTTCGACTCGCGAGGTAGAAGTCCTCGGCGTTTCGTTCAGTTACCCGGTAGGCGACGAGCCCGATCGCGAGCGCCAGCAGGAGGTAGCCGACGATGATCCCGAGTTGGAGTTCGACAGTCACGGCGACTCACCTCCTGCCGCATCCGGCGTCCCCCCCGGTGACGAATCGCTTGCCCCTGCGTTGTCGGTCTCGATTCCGATCCCCCACGATCGTCGGGCGAACGTCCAAAAGACCAGCGACGCCAGCAGCATCCAGCCGACGTGCCACCAGAGCCACAACGGCAGCCCGGCGATCACCGTTGCGTCCGCCCAGAGGAACCACGGAATCGCGAGTCCGCAGAGAACGAGTCCGATCGCGATCCACCCCCGCAGTTGCAGTCGTCGCATATCGGTGGTCGGCGTCGACGGCGGTAAGGTGTTTCCGTTCGCCGGTCGACGGCGTTCGTCGCGGCCGATCGAACGCGGCGACTCGTTACAAGGGGATTACCCGCCCAGTTCCAGAAATCGGTAAGGTGAAATCGCGCTTTCACCGAGGAAAAGGAGTATAAGTGTCGGACAACGAATGAGAATCTAGCGAGTATGGCCCGTCTCTTTCCCTTCCGGTCCGAACCCTCGACGGCGGACCGCCACCCCCGCGTGGTCGACCTCGAGGGCGAGGACGCCGACGCCGTCTTCGGGGCCCTTTCGTCGACGACCGCCCGACGGATCTACGCACGCCTCGACGAGGAACCCGCCACTCCGAGCGACGTCGCCGACGCGATCGACTCGTCTATTCAGAACGTTCGCTACCACTTAGAGAACCTCGAGGACGCGGGGCTCGTCGAGGTCGTCGACACGTGGTACTCCTCTCGCGGGAACGAGATGAGCGTCTACGCGACGGCTGACGGGCCGTTGATCGTCACGAGCGACGAGTCGACGGCCTCGCAGCTCAAGACGGCGCTGTCGCGGCTGATCGGCGGCATCGGCGCGCTCGCGGGCGGCAGCTTGCTCGTCCAGTACGGACTCACGCGGCAGTTCGGGTTCGGCTCGTCGATCCCCGGCGGAACCGAAGACAGCGCCCAGGAGGGGGCGGGACCGGACGAGCGTGGCGGCGACGACAGCAACTTCTCCGGCGACAGCGCGGAGGTAACGAAAGAAGAAACCGATGACGCTGAGGACGGTGCCGGCGATGCGTCCACGGAGACCGTCAACGACGAGGAGGATTCAGGTGCGGACGGTGCTGACGGTAACGATGCGGCGGACGGTGCCGGCGCGGAAGCCGACGACGTCCCGGCTGCGGACGATTCCGGTAGCGCCGACGATGGAGGCTCGTTCGATTCCGATGCGGACTACCTCAACGGAAGCGGCGGGAACGAGACCGATCCGAACGGAACCGTCGACCAGCTGACCGACGGCGGTGCCGAAGCGATCGACACGGCATTCGGATCGATTCCGCCCGGAATGCTCTTCTTCCTCGGCGGACTCGTCGTGTTGCTGGCCGTCGCGATCTACTGGTACTGGTTCGCGTACCGACCGCAGTACTGATCGACGGACCGCGTCACGATTCTTCCGAAGGTCAACAGCTATTTGCCCCTCACGGTCCACATTCGATGTAAAGCGGTCTCCGGACAGCGTACGTCCGCCCCTTCCGGGGACAGATCTCCAATGGAAGACACATCGAAATACCTCATCCACGCTGACGTTACCGCCGACGGGGTCGTCGAGCGGAGCGACGTCGTCGGGGCGATCTTCGGGCAAACCGAAGGGTTGCTCGGCGACGAACTCGATCTCCGCGACCTCCGGCAATCCCAGAAAGTCGGCCGCATCGACGTCGAAATCACGAGCACGCAAGGACAGTCACACGGCACGGTCACGATCGCGACGAGCCTCGACAAGGTCGAGACGGCGACGCTAGCCGCCTCCCTCGAGACGATCACCCGCGTCGGCCCCTGTCGAGCGGACCTCGACGTGACCGAGATCGAAGACGTTCGCGCGGCGAAACGAAAGGAAGTCGTCGAGCGCGCGAAGGAACTCCTTCGCACGGGCTTCGACGACAGCGTGATGTCCTCCGAGGAGATCCTCGCGGAGGTCCGCCAACACGTCCGCGTCGAGGACATCACCGAGTACGAGGGGCTTCCCGCTGGCCCGCGGGTCACCGACAGCGACGCCATCATCATCGTCGAGGGCCGATCGGACGTCCTCACCATGCTCACCTACGGCATTAAGAACGCGATCGCCGTCGAAGGGACGAACGTCCCCGACGCGGTGGCCGAACTCACGCACCACCGGACGGTCACGGCCTTTCTGGACGGCGATCGCGGCGGCGACCTGATCCTCGAGGAGCTCTCGCAGGTCGGCGACATCGATTACGTGGCGTTCGCCCCCGCCGGCGAGTCCGTCGAGGAACTCGACCACCACGAGGTGTTCGCCGCGCTCCGAAACAAGGTTCCCTACGACGCCGTGTCGGGACTGAACGAACCCCGCGAGGCGGTCGCCGCGACCGACGGCAGCGCGACGCCGGCCCCACCGGTCGACGACGCCGCCACCTCGTCCTCGGCATCGATCGAGTCCGAGAACGAGGTCGAGTACGAACGCCCGGGTCGCCCCTCCACGGCGGGGTCAAAGACGGCCGCGAGCGGGACGCAGGCGGAGTCGGCGACCGAGACGGACGACCGGTCGCCATCCGCGACGCCCGGTGCCGACGCCGAGGGAGCCGACGAGACCGACCTCGAGTCGTCGACGGCGGCCGCCGAGCCGGAGACGATCTACGAGCACGCGACCGCGGTGATCCGCGGGGACACCGACGCGGTCCGCTTTCTCGACGCGGATGCCGAGATACTCGAGGAGGCGCCCGCGAGCGACGCCTACGACGAACTCGAATCGATCGAACCGGCGCCGACGACGGTGCTTCTCGACGAGATTCTCGAACAGCGACTGCTCGATCTGGCCGCCGATCGGGGCGTCGATCGGATCGTCGCTCGATCGCTCGGCCAGTTCACCAAACGGCCGACGGGCGTTCAGGTCCACGCGATCGACGACGTCGCCGAGACGCCGCCGGACGGGTGATCGAGGGCGACCGAGTGAACGTTCGCGCGCGTACGGCTCCCGGGGCCGACACCTGTCATCACGAGTCGTGCGAACCGTGTTCACGCGACGATCGAGACTCGGTTTCGAGCGATTGATACGCCGGCGCGCCCGAGTTCGACGCGAGATGTCACCTCCTCCCGAATTCGCCCTCTTCTTGCTCGGCGTCTGGGTGCTCGCGACGTTCGCGGTGACGAACCAGACCGGCTACGACCAGTGGCGCGCGGCCCGATCCGACGACGCCGCGGAGACCGTCGACGACGCCGACGGTGCCGACGCTCGGTAGTCCGACCGATCCGCCTCGACGACCGCCGCGTCGGCCATCGACGACTGATCGCCGGAACCCCTCGATCAGCCGACGGACGTCTCGATCAGCCGACGGACGTCTCGATCGGCCGATCGACGTGCGCGACGCTCGACTCAGTCTCAGGTTCGATCGTCGCGGTGCGACGGCGGAGTCATCCGAGGAACGCGAACGAGAGAATCAGTAGGGCACAGACCAGCGCGCCCGACAGCGTCGCCAGGAAGTTCACGCCCTGGTTGCCAAGCAGCGGCCCCTCGAGGGTCGCACCGAGGAGGCTGTCGACGGTCATGCCGACGAAGCCCGCCGCGACGATGACGGCGCCGCCCAGGACGCCGACCTCGGGGAAGAGCCAGTAGGAGATGCCGGCGACGACCGCCGCCCCCGCGACGCCGGCGATCTCGCCCTGCCAGGTGACCCCGCCGTCGGTCCCGGGCTCGACCGGTTCGAACGTCGTGATCAGCCGCGGCGTCTCGAAGACGCTGCCGATCTCGCTCGAGAGCGTGTCGCTCATCGCCGTCGCGACCGAGCCCGTGAAGGCGAAGAGGAACAGCCTGGGATCGAGGTCGGCCGGCAGGATCGCCGCGGAACTGGCGGCGTAGCCCAGGACGGCGGCGAGGGCGACGGCGGCGTTGCCGAGGACGTTTCCGCTGCCGCGGGCCCCGTTGTTGTCCTCGGCGACGCCGAGGGCTTCCTTCTGTTCGTAGCGGAACTTCGTCGAGAGCCCGCCGATCGCGAAAAAGGAGATGAGCACGACGAACCAGCCGTAGCCGCCGAGGACGATCGTCAACAGCCCGAGTAGGATTCCGGTGAGCATCCCCGCGATCGAGGCCGTTTCGAGGGCGTAGGACGTGTATCCCAGCGCGACGGTGACCGCGAGGGCGAGGAGGATCTCGGCCGAACCGAGGACGGGTTGGAGTTCCGCGAGCAGCCACAGCAACAATCCGACCGAAAGCATGACCACGGGATCGTCGTAGAGCCAGAGCACGTCGCGAAGCAGGGCCGCAAGCAGCGCGCCGCTGGCCGCGAGAAACAACAGCGTGGGGAGCGCCGATCGGACGGCACCGCCCTGGAGGGCGATCGTGAGGGCCTGTCCGGCGACGGCGCCGGCGGTCGCTCCCAGACAGAAGCCGGCTACCCGGACGACGTCGTCGTCCGTCCGTCCGCGGACGAGTTGTTCCGTCAGGTTACCGTATCCGATCAGGAGGACGGTGCCCGCGAAGACCGCGATCGACATCGACGACTGCGTCGCGATGACGCCGAGGGTGATCCCCGCCAGGACGAACGTGATTAGCCCGTAGAGGCGGCTGTCCTCGTAGTCGCCCGGGTAGGCGAGCAGATCGAAGAGCGGACCATCGGTGACGACGAACGCCCCCAGTAACACGACCGCAGCGAGCGACGCCGCGGCCCGCGGCCCGACGAGCGGAACGACGAGCGAGAGCGTACAAAGGATCGCGAAGACGCCGGCTCGCCGAACGGGTGCTGTCACGATATCCGATCCTTTCTGTGGCGATCACTTTAACCTTCTTGAACCCGCATCGAGTCGGTTTTCGCCGACTTCAGCGCCTCTGACACGTGTCGCTGATCGGTCACCGGTCCGATGAATCGTCGCGGTATCGGGCGGATACCGGCCGTGACAGGGCGGGAGCGTCGGCGAACCCAAAACCCGTATGGTCTTCGACGGAAAATCCCGACTGTGGGCCTGTACGAACGTTATCTCGCCTCCCGAATCCGTCGCCACGAGATCGACCCGCCGGAGCACGTCGCGCTGGTCATCACCGAGCGCGACCTCCTCGAACGGGGCGCCTACGAGACGCTGGTCGAGTTCTTCGACTGGGCGTTCGAGTACGCCTCGCGCGTGACCGTCTACGTAAGCGTCCTCGACGCCGACGCGGTGCCGCCGTTGCGACGCGAACTCGAGTCGATCGACGCGCCGCGGGAGGTGGCGGTTCGCGGACCCGACGACAGCGCGCCGGCCGACGCCCCGATTCAGATCGGGATCGGACTCGGGGGCAAACACGAGTTCACGAGCGCCGTCCGAACCCTCGCGGAGAGCGTCGACGCCGGCGACCTCGACCCCGACGCGATCGACGACGAACACGTCGAGCGACACCTCGTCTTCCCCTCGGAGCCGGATCTGGTGATCAAGACCGGTGCCGAGCGGCTCTCGGATTTCATGATCTGGCAGTCGGTGTACTCGGAACTGTACTTCACCGACGTCAACTGGCGGGACTTCCGCAAACGCGACTTCCTGCGCGCGGTCCGCGAGTTCTGCAACCGATCGCGGCGGTTCGGGCGGTAGCCGTCCCTCGCCCGGCCTGCGGGATCAGCGACCCCACCGATCGCGGTCGTCGTCCTGACGATCCCGAGTAACTCCCCAGCGATCGCGATCCTCATCGCGTCGATCGGCGGCCCCCCGGCGATCGCTCGTCCCGCGGTCTCCGCGCCCCCTCTCGTCCGCGCCCTCGTCGAGGGCTACGTCGTCGTAAATATCGATGTGGTGGACCGCACCGGGCGAGAGCAATCGGTTTCCCTCGAGTTCGAGCCAACCGTTCGGATGCACCAGGATCGGCCCTTCGTAGAGCACGTCGTCCGCGTCGGCGCCGTCGTAGATCACGACGTCCTCGTAGGCGAGCGTCGATCGACTGGACCGTCCGTGGGGGAGGAATCCGTTGATGCCCATATCGACACTACCGCGTCATCGACTAATTACGTTGGGTCGAGACACACCGGATCGCGCGTTTGCAGTACCGATCCGATCGGTCACCCGTTCATCGACGGCTCGACGTACGCGAGAAACGTCGCGAGGACGCCGACGACGACGAGCAGGAATCCGATGCCGATCGCGAGAAACTCCGCTGGCATCGTCTGTTCGGACGCCGACGCCGGCTGTCGAACGACGCCGTTCGCCGCGAGTCCGAGTAAGACGGCGACGCCGAGTCCCGTCGTGCCGACGCCGGACGCCAGCAGGCGACTGTCCATACCGAGCCTTCGCCGCGGTCCGGATTGTGAGTTTCGGTCGGCGCGGCCCGATCGGCGGCCGCGATCGGTCCGCGGCCGCGATCAGTCGGCGGTCTTCGTCCCCGACTCGATCGCGTCGAGTTCCGCGTCGTCGGGACGTTCGGCCGTCGGCAGCGAGTCGCGGAACCGATCGACGATCGATCGCGCCTCGGCGAGTTCGGTGTCGCTCATCGCCCCGAGGAGAGCGAGCGCGCGGCGGGCGCGGGTCCGCCGCCACGACTCCTCGCGGGACTCGTAGGTGCGGATGCCCCGCAGAAAGTCGGTCTTCGAGAACTCCGGCCAGTAGGGTGTACAGAAGAAGACGGCCGCCTCGTTGCCGTTGGCGTGCCACGGCAGGAAGTTCGAGGTTCGTTCCTCGCCGCCGGGTCGAATAATCAGGTCGACGTCGCGTACCGGCTGGTCGTGCAGCCGTCGTTCGATCGCCTCGACGTCGATCGCGTCGGGGTCGAGGTCGCCGGCGTCGACCTCAGCTGCGACCCCGCGGGCGGCTTCGAGCAGCCGCGAGCGGCCGCCGTAGGCGAGCGCGATGTTGAGCACGAACTGATCGTAGTCGCGGGTGCGCCGTTCGGCGTACTCGACGGCGTCCTGCACCCGTTCGGGAAGCATCTCGATCTCGCCGATCGCGCGGATGCCGACTTCGTTCTCGTGGACGCGGTCCGCGTCCGCGAACTCGTGGAGCTTCTCACAGAGGAGGTCGAACAGCGCCTCGTTTTGCTCGGGCGGGCGGTCGAAGTTCTCCGTCGAGAAGGTGTACAGCGTCAGCTCCTCGACGCCCACGTCCTGACACCACTCGAGAACGCGTTCGGTCGTTTCGGCGCCCGCGCGATGGCCCTCGTGAGCATCGTCCCCCTTGCGACGGGCGTACCGACGGTTGCCGTCCTGGATCACCGCGACGTGTGTCGGCGCGCCGGAAATCTCTCTGGCGAGCAATCGCTCGTAAACAGCGTCGACGCGCCCGCGAAGCCACCGCCTCATCGATCGATGTAACGTCTCCGATGACTATGTGTCTTGTGTGTTACTTCGCCACAGTGATAGCGCTGGCCGCGCCGACACCGCCGGCCGAGAACGTCGTTAGCCGTCGCGCGACGGCCCGGGTCGGAATCGTGACGGCTATCCGTTCGGCGGTGCTCGAGTCGATCAATGGCAGACGTACTCGACAACGATCTCTACCAGCGGACGAAAGCCCTGCTCGAACCCGGCGACGTCGACCTCAACGGCGCGATCGTCCACACCGAGTACGGCGGACAGGAGGACGTCCGGATGATGCAGGCGACGATCGACGTCGGCGATATCATCGCCGAACACGCCGGGCACGATCCGACGGACTGCTACGTCTACTCGGGCAACGACGATCCCGACTTCTCGTCGAACCAGCACCAGGGGCTGACCTTAGACGGCGAGGAGTTCGTCTGGGAGTGTCAACAGCTCCTGCGCAACGGCACGTTCGACATCGTCATCTACTACGAGGCCAGCGCCGATCACGAGGCGATCCTCGAGGACGTTCGGGAGCTGGGATTCGACGTAACCGGCGTTGAAGGCGACTGATCGGCACTCGACGCTTCGACTCGGTTTTCCGCGCTCTCGATCGGTCTGCGGTTTTCTCGTTCCGATCGGCGTCCCGGTTCGTTTATGGCGCGTGCCTGCCGACTACCGGGTATGAGTACGGACGTCGACCTCGCGGACCGCGAGCGGGCGGTCGTCAACGCCTTTCAGGGCGGGTTCCCCGTCGTCGAACGGCCGTTCGAACCCGCCGCGTCCGCGATGCGCGATCGCGGGGTCGACATCGACGCGACGGAGCTGCTCGAGACGATCCGCGAGCTGGACGATCGGGGCGTCCTCTCGCGGTTCGGCCCGCTCGTGAACGCCCAGGAGATCGGCGGCGCGGCGACGCTGGTCGCGATGCACGCGCCCGACGATCGGTTCGACGAGATCGTCGACGCGGTGAACGCCCGCCGCGAGGTGGCGCACAACTACGAGCGCGAACACCCGTACCTGAACGTCTGGTTCGTCGTGAGCGTTCCAGCGGAGGACCGCGTCGAGGCGGTGCTCGACGCGATCGAGGACGAAACCGGCCAGGAGACGTACAACCTTCCGAAACGACGGGAGTTCCGCGTCGAGGCGAAGTTCTACGTCGACGGCCCGCTCGACGGCTCCGACGGGGAGCCCGCGGGGATCGACCTCTCGAATCTCGGGCCCGACGCGGCGCCCACCGACGGCGCGACGCTGTCGCCGGCCGAGCGCGACCTCGTCCTCGAAATTCAGGACGGCTTGCCGCTATCCGAGACGCCCTACGCGGACGTCGCCGACGCGATCGGTCGGACGCCCGAGCGTGTGCGCGAGACGATCAAACGATTCGAACGCGAGGGGAAGATCCGCCGAATCGGCGTCGTGCCAAACCACTACGCGCTCGGCTACACGGAAAACGGGATGACGGTCTGGAACGTGCCCGACGACCTCGTCGGCGAGGTCGGCTCCGAAGTCGCCGCGCTGCCCTTCGTCACGCACTGCTACGAGCGGCCGCGCCACGAGGGCGTCTGGCCGTACAACTTCTTCGCGATGACCCACGGCCGCAGCGAGGCGGAGAGCCGGCGTCGGATCGCGCAGGTCCGCGAGACGATGGCCGACCACTGGGACGTGACCGACGACGACTGGGACTCGCTGTTCTCGACGAAGATATTGAAGAAGACTGGCATCCGATTAGCCGAGCGCGCCGACGCCAATACCGTATCGGAATGACAGCTAGCGATCGATCACGGAGGGACGAGAACACCGGATGATTCCGCTCTTTCACGACTTCTCCGGCGCGAGGGTGCTCGTCTTCGGCGGCGGCCCCGTCGGCGCCCGCAAGGCGCGGCGGTTCGCCCGCGAAGCCGACGTGCTCGTGGTCAGCCCCGCCTTCGCCGATCGGGACTTCGGCGGGTCGGAGCGGATCCGGGCCGCGCCGGAGCCGGCGGACGTGCCGGGGTGGATCGATCGCGTCGACCCGGCGCTTGTCGTCGCCGCGACCGACGACGCGGCGATCAACGAGGCCGTCGCGAGCGCGACCCGGGAGCGCGGGATCCTCGTCAACCGAGCGGACGAGTCCGGCGGGCGAGCGCCGGGGAGCGTCGTCGTCCCGGCGACCGTCCGCGAGGATCCGGTCGTCGTGGCGATCGCGACCGGCGGAACGGCGCCCGCGCTGAGCAAGTACCTTCGGCGGGAACTCGAAGAAACGCTTTCGGGTGCCGGCGAAATGGCCGAGCTCTGCTCGCGACTTCGAGCCGAACTCAAAGCGCGCGACGTGCCGCCGGCGCGCCGGCGCGAGATCGTCACCGATGTCGTCAATTCTCCGGCCGTTTGGACAGCTTTACGTACCGGTGTTCCAAATTATCCCCAAGTGATCGAGGACGTGCTCGGGGAGGAGCCGGCTACCGGGGGTGACCGCTCGTGACGCAGTTCGGGGTCGTCATGGCCGCCTGCGTGACTCACGAGAGCGGCAGCGTTGACGATCTCGCCGCCGCTAGTCCTGACAGCCAGTACGAGGGTGTCGACGACCTGCTGTCGATTCCGAACGTCGAGGAGGCGTTCGTCCTCTCGACGTGCAACCGGGTCGAAGCGTACGTCGTCGCCACGGACGAGGGGATCGGCCGCGCGGCGCTCGAGGAGTTCTTCGCGCCGGTCGACGACGGTGCAGTCGTCCACACCGACCACGACGAGAGCCTGCGGCACCTCCTTCGGGTCGCGACGGGGCTCGAATCGGTCGTCCTCGGCGAGGACCAGATCATCGGCCAGGTCCGAACGGCGTACGAGGACGCCCGCAGCGCCGGCGGTATCGGATCGATGCTCGAACCGGCGGTGACGAAGGCGATCCACGTGGGCGAACGCGCTCGCACCGAGACCGCGATCAACGAGGGCGTCGTCTCGCTCGGATCGGCCGCGACGAAACTCGTCGCCGAAGATGTTCCGTTGGCGGATGCGACGTCGCTGGTCGTCGGCGCCGGCGATATGGGCCGGCTCGCCGCCCGCAGCCTCGCCGACGCCGGCGTCGGCGAGCTCGTCGTCGCGAACCGGACCGTCGCCCACGCCGAACACGTCGTGGACGAACTCGACGCGGACGCCGCCGCGGCGCCGCTCGAGGCGCTGGGGCGGATCGCTCACGAGGCCGACGTCGTCATCGCGGCGACCGGAAGCGACGATCCCGTCCTGGAGCCGGCGCACTTCGCGGCCGACGATCGCAACGACGGCGACGGCGACAGTACCGACGACGGAACGCCTGGACGGGTGATCGTCGATCTGGGACAGCCGCGCGACGTCGAGCCGGCGACGGCCGCCCTCCCGACGGTGACCGTCTACGATCTCGACGACCTCGAGTCGATCACCGAAGCGACCCGCGCCCAGCGTGCGGACGCGGCGCGCGACGTCGAGTCGATGATCGATCGCGAGTTCGATCGCCTCTGCGATCAGTACAAGCGATCGCGCGCGGACGAGGTGATCGCCGCGATGTACGAGTCCGCCGAGCGGATCAAAGAGCGCGAACTCGCGCGTGCGGTGTCGGAACTCGAGGGCGAACGCGGGAGCGGCCTCTCTGACGAGCAACGTCACGTCGTCGAGGCGATGGCCGACTCGCTCGTCAGTCAGCTTCTCGCACCGCCGACGAAGAGCCTCCGGGAGGCCGCCGCCGAGGACGACTGGCGGACGATCCACACCGCGCTCCAGCTGTTCGATCCCGCGTTCGGCGACGACGGCTCGACGCCGCCGGCGTCGATCGCCAGAGCTATCGGCGCCGACGGGTACGACGCGCCGATCGGCGCGACCGACGACGACTGACGCGCCACCGCATCGTCGAGGGGCGTCGAGCGGCAATCGAACCGGGTTCTGTCGCCCGATTATCTCCCGAGCACAATCATTATTTGCATGGATTGCGTTCGGCCGAACATGGCCGACCTGCTTTCCGACGAAGAGATCGACGACCGACTCCCCGAGGCGTGGAGTCGCGACGGCGACGAGATCGTTCGCACGTACGAGTTCGACGACTACCTTCGAGGCGTCAACTTCGCCCAGATGGTCGGCGAAATCGCCGAAGCGCAGTTCCACCACCCCGAAATCGTCATCCGGTACGAGGAGGTCGAGATTCGCCTGACCAGCCACGAAGCGGGCGGGATTACCGACGACGACATCGAGATGGCGGAGCTGATCGAATCCGAGCGGTCCGCCTGAACGCGGTTCCGGCGCCGTCGATCCGAACGACGCCTCGCTTTTCGATCGACGCGGCGATCGTCGTCGGTCGCCGCCGTTCGCCGTCGCGATTCGCCGCCGGTCGTCCGACCGAAACCGACAGATCCAGCCACGATGGAGGCACAGTACGTCTTTCGCGCCACGCTCCGACTCGCATCGCCGCGGGACGCGGTCACCGTCGATTCCGCGACCGCCGAGACGACCGTCACGCTCTCGCGGGCGGCGCCGCCGCCGGGCACCGACGGGTGGCTGTTCTTCCGCAACGCGCTCTGGCGCGGCGAGGTCGGCGATCAGGAGTACGGCCGCCGACTCGCCGCGGAGTGGCTCGACGTTCCGCGCGAGTCGATCGAGTCGGTCTCGTTTCGCGAACTGCAGGTCGACGAGGCGTACTTCGATGCGCTGAAAGCCGAGATCGGCGCCGATCTGGAGCCGTTTAACGCCGAGACCGTCTCGGAAGTGCTCTCGAAGTATCTCGGCTCGAGCATTCGGGTCGTCGACGGCGAGTGACCGGGCGATCGTCGCCCGCAGCCGACTTCCACTCGGCGTCCGTACGGGCGACAAACATTTACTGCGATCGATCGTATATCAGTGTCCCAATGGTCTCCGAATACGACTTTTGGCTGCTCGATCTCGACGGGACCCTGGTCGACGTCGAGTGGTCGTACACCCGCGAGGTGTTCGATCGCGTCGGCGATCGGCTCGGTCGCCGGTTCTCCGATCGGGAGGCCGAGATCCTCTGGCACGGTCTGACGGGTTCTCGCGATCGCCAGCTCGAGTTGTGGGGAATCGATCCCCGCGAGTTCTGGACGG
It includes:
- the hemA gene encoding glutamyl-tRNA reductase, with translation MTQFGVVMAACVTHESGSVDDLAAASPDSQYEGVDDLLSIPNVEEAFVLSTCNRVEAYVVATDEGIGRAALEEFFAPVDDGAVVHTDHDESLRHLLRVATGLESVVLGEDQIIGQVRTAYEDARSAGGIGSMLEPAVTKAIHVGERARTETAINEGVVSLGSAATKLVAEDVPLADATSLVVGAGDMGRLAARSLADAGVGELVVANRTVAHAEHVVDELDADAAAAPLEALGRIAHEADVVIAATGSDDPVLEPAHFAADDRNDGDGDSTDDGTPGRVIVDLGQPRDVEPATAALPTVTVYDLDDLESITEATRAQRADAARDVESMIDREFDRLCDQYKRSRADEVIAAMYESAERIKERELARAVSELEGERGSGLSDEQRHVVEAMADSLVSQLLAPPTKSLREAAAEDDWRTIHTALQLFDPAFGDDGSTPPASIARAIGADGYDAPIGATDDD
- a CDS encoding 4a-hydroxytetrahydrobiopterin dehydratase is translated as MADLLSDEEIDDRLPEAWSRDGDEIVRTYEFDDYLRGVNFAQMVGEIAEAQFHHPEIVIRYEEVEIRLTSHEAGGITDDDIEMAELIESERSA
- the lwrS gene encoding LWR-salt protein; this translates as MEAQYVFRATLRLASPRDAVTVDSATAETTVTLSRAAPPPGTDGWLFFRNALWRGEVGDQEYGRRLAAEWLDVPRESIESVSFRELQVDEAYFDALKAEIGADLEPFNAETVSEVLSKYLGSSIRVVDGE